One window of Brevibacillus choshinensis genomic DNA carries:
- a CDS encoding hybrid sensor histidine kinase/response regulator has product MANKGKLLIIFTLFLFVIGIRLTWDYIYSPTEMPVAKQGVLDARGWDFANKGTIELEGEWEFYREKLLQTDQLSAKGTSPLMVHVPGVWDKYVNDQKVTSLGYGTYHVKLLLPESKQSVWGVRVSNIRSSHLLVVNGQTVGQQGQPSAQSQDVIARNVPYLSFVNITRPEVDIILQVANVDFAAGGGVFDGISFGPVQDILASKRSSEYFDATAASVIFLFSVYFFLLYAYNRRFKEFIYFALSNFFAALYIFTHRERIALDWFDLSYDWATRIQFISMLALAFSYSLFMKNIVLKKSNDTVSRVLLTIILLCTGSVLLLEAKEFTHLQGLYIFFSWITVLYHFIQLLRRVWHNPASVMWVVISTCSLLFNGVFENLRSLGWMQDDGWIPLEIIVFAMSLAMLSTRGYFTALQKAEQLTEQLLMLDKAKDEFLANTSHELRTPLHATLNIVQSVVDGGAGELNERQKADLELVIGVGKRLTHLLDDLLDISHLHAGMEIKPTSLKVHDVVAVALDVMRYMTDERSVRLVNQVPEQSVRIWADEQRFMQIVFNLLYNAIKFTPAGTITIEAEQKGRMVEIRVKDTGIGIEEEQQKSIFDMFEQGERGTSNEGNGLGLHICKKLVERHGGEIRVSSVVGQGTTFLFTMPVSSSLEDVRHVESTERYFLHSVERLVAATTELQSLPFMPHFPQQKAEATILLVDDEPTNQYVMMKLLAVEPYQIVTVSSGREAVEALEKHRHWDLVILDVMMPQMSGYEVCQQVREMYSSSELPVLMVTARSQRDDLLAGFAAGANDYITKPVEALELRARVRTLLKMKQSVSELIEAEMAFLRSQIKPHFLFNALTTILAVSHKNIEMAQELLLDFSTYLRNSFDFEQHEKVISIQSELELVDAYLHIEQIRFGDRLDVICEVEESITGLIPPLTIQPIVENAIRHGAMKELDGGTVKLTVVTEDGDTVVTVEDNGPGFGASLEIQQETRKGVGLRNIERRLRNFGGTLEVESIPNQGTKVTIRISQSVNNADR; this is encoded by the coding sequence ATGGCGAATAAAGGAAAATTGCTAATCATCTTCACCCTGTTTCTCTTCGTTATTGGTATTCGGCTGACTTGGGACTATATTTACAGCCCAACGGAAATGCCTGTGGCCAAGCAAGGGGTTCTGGACGCTAGAGGATGGGATTTCGCCAATAAAGGGACGATTGAGCTAGAGGGGGAATGGGAGTTTTATCGTGAGAAGTTGCTCCAAACCGATCAGCTTTCTGCGAAGGGCACTTCGCCGTTGATGGTTCATGTGCCAGGCGTGTGGGACAAGTATGTCAACGATCAGAAGGTCACATCGCTCGGTTACGGGACCTATCATGTAAAGCTGCTTTTGCCTGAAAGTAAGCAGAGCGTATGGGGTGTTCGGGTTTCGAATATACGCTCGTCGCATCTATTAGTTGTGAATGGACAAACCGTAGGACAGCAAGGGCAGCCATCGGCACAGTCCCAAGATGTGATTGCCCGAAATGTACCGTATCTTTCATTTGTAAACATTACAAGGCCAGAGGTGGACATCATCTTGCAGGTTGCCAATGTGGATTTTGCGGCAGGTGGCGGTGTATTTGATGGGATCTCGTTTGGCCCTGTTCAAGACATATTGGCGAGCAAACGTAGTTCCGAATATTTTGACGCGACTGCTGCCAGCGTGATCTTTTTATTTAGCGTCTACTTCTTTCTTCTGTACGCCTATAATCGTCGCTTCAAGGAGTTTATTTACTTCGCCCTGTCCAACTTTTTTGCAGCGCTATATATCTTTACACATCGTGAGCGTATAGCGCTCGACTGGTTCGACTTGTCCTACGATTGGGCGACGCGAATTCAGTTTATTTCAATGCTTGCTCTTGCTTTTAGCTATTCTTTATTCATGAAAAACATCGTGCTGAAAAAATCAAACGATACGGTAAGCAGAGTGCTGCTGACGATCATCCTGCTTTGCACAGGATCCGTTTTGCTACTGGAAGCAAAAGAATTTACCCATCTGCAAGGACTCTATATTTTCTTCTCCTGGATCACAGTCTTGTATCACTTCATCCAACTACTTCGTAGGGTGTGGCATAATCCTGCAAGTGTCATGTGGGTGGTCATCAGCACGTGCAGCCTCCTCTTCAACGGGGTATTTGAAAATCTGAGGTCTCTAGGCTGGATGCAGGACGACGGCTGGATTCCGCTGGAGATCATTGTGTTTGCCATGTCTCTGGCGATGCTGAGCACGCGGGGGTATTTTACTGCCTTGCAAAAAGCGGAGCAATTAACCGAGCAACTGCTGATGCTGGATAAAGCAAAGGATGAGTTCTTAGCGAATACATCGCATGAATTACGCACACCTCTCCATGCTACGTTGAACATCGTGCAGTCTGTGGTGGATGGTGGGGCAGGAGAGCTGAACGAGCGACAAAAAGCGGATTTGGAGCTTGTTATAGGCGTGGGGAAGCGCCTCACTCATTTGCTGGACGATCTTTTAGATATTTCACATCTACATGCGGGCATGGAAATAAAGCCGACCAGCCTCAAGGTACATGATGTGGTAGCGGTTGCCCTAGACGTGATGCGTTACATGACCGACGAGAGGTCAGTACGGCTTGTTAATCAGGTTCCTGAACAGTCAGTGCGGATCTGGGCGGATGAGCAGCGGTTTATGCAGATCGTCTTCAATTTGCTCTACAATGCGATTAAATTTACCCCAGCTGGAACCATTACAATCGAGGCCGAGCAAAAAGGCAGGATGGTCGAGATTCGTGTCAAAGATACTGGGATCGGGATTGAAGAAGAGCAGCAAAAAAGCATATTTGACATGTTCGAGCAAGGGGAGAGAGGAACCAGCAACGAAGGGAACGGGCTGGGACTTCATATTTGTAAAAAGCTTGTGGAACGACACGGGGGTGAGATTCGTGTCAGCTCCGTGGTCGGACAAGGCACGACATTCCTATTTACCATGCCTGTATCGAGTAGCCTTGAAGACGTCAGACACGTAGAAAGCACCGAACGATACTTTCTTCATTCCGTCGAGCGTTTGGTGGCCGCAACTACCGAATTGCAGTCATTACCATTCATGCCGCATTTTCCGCAACAGAAGGCGGAAGCAACCATTTTGCTGGTGGATGATGAGCCGACGAATCAATACGTGATGATGAAGCTGTTGGCGGTGGAGCCGTATCAGATAGTCACCGTGTCCAGTGGAAGGGAAGCAGTGGAGGCTTTGGAGAAACATCGGCATTGGGATCTCGTCATCCTCGATGTAATGATGCCACAGATGTCAGGGTACGAAGTGTGCCAACAAGTGCGAGAGATGTATTCATCCTCCGAGCTGCCTGTCCTGATGGTGACCGCACGCAGTCAGAGAGATGACCTGCTCGCTGGATTTGCGGCGGGAGCAAACGATTATATTACCAAGCCTGTCGAGGCACTCGAGCTCAGAGCACGGGTACGGACTCTCTTGAAAATGAAACAGTCTGTCAGCGAATTGATCGAGGCTGAGATGGCCTTTTTACGTTCGCAAATCAAGCCGCACTTCTTGTTCAATGCCTTGACGACGATATTAGCCGTTAGTCACAAGAATATTGAAATGGCGCAGGAACTGCTGCTCGATTTTAGTACGTATCTGCGGAACAGCTTTGACTTCGAACAACATGAGAAAGTGATTTCTATTCAAAGTGAGCTGGAGCTGGTAGACGCTTATCTCCATATCGAGCAGATCCGTTTCGGCGATCGACTGGATGTCATTTGTGAAGTGGAGGAAAGCATCACAGGCCTCATTCCTCCCTTGACCATTCAGCCGATCGTGGAAAATGCTATCCGCCATGGAGCGATGAAGGAATTGGATGGAGGAACGGTAAAACTCACTGTCGTTACTGAGGACGGAGATACTGTGGTAACTGTTGAAGACAATGGACCAGGGTTTGGGGCCAGCCTGGAAATTCAGCAGGAGACTCGAAAAGGAGTTGGATTGCGCAATATCGAAAGGCGGCTGCGAAATTTCGGCGGCACGCTGGAGGTTGAAAGCATACCGAATCAGGGAACCAAAGTGACGATTCGGATTTCACAGAGTGTGAACAACGCCGATAGATAA
- a CDS encoding SRPBCC family protein, protein MTPLQSEQIVKEIFIEARPETLFSFFTDPDKLVRWMGRQVLLEPKIGGKYRIDINGSDVAMGEYVEIVPYEKIVMAWGWEKSKVVPPGSSTLEFRLTPKDNGTLLVLTHSGLPAEEIPSHQHGWTHYMARIHQLGQGQDPGIDPWSETPMHEN, encoded by the coding sequence ATGACTCCCTTGCAAAGTGAACAGATCGTAAAAGAAATTTTTATTGAAGCTCGTCCGGAAACCTTGTTCTCATTCTTTACAGATCCAGACAAATTAGTCCGCTGGATGGGCAGACAGGTTCTGCTTGAGCCAAAAATCGGAGGAAAGTACCGCATTGACATTAACGGAAGTGACGTTGCAATGGGCGAGTACGTGGAGATCGTCCCCTATGAGAAAATCGTCATGGCTTGGGGGTGGGAGAAATCAAAGGTTGTACCTCCCGGATCAAGCACACTCGAATTCCGACTGACACCGAAGGATAACGGGACCCTGTTGGTATTGACCCATTCCGGTTTGCCTGCGGAAGAAATTCCTTCCCACCAACATGGCTGGACTCATTACATGGCACGCATTCACCAGTTGGGACAAGGGCAAGATCCCGGAATCGATCCATGGTCGGAAACGCCGATGCATGAAAACTAG
- the cobT gene encoding nicotinate-nucleotide--dimethylbenzimidazole phosphoribosyltransferase has protein sequence MKDLEKQLGRIEPLHQEAAEQTRQHVDQLTKPLGSLGRLETLAVELAAMTGEAFPVVSPPGIIVFAADHGVATEGVSAYPQEVTAQMLLNLTHGGAGINVFARQIGALQKFVDVGVAVEVDAPGVCKKRIRAASGNILREAAMSREEAKRSIQIGVESAQEIVADGAKVLIVGEVGIGNTTASSAILSALTEADPDEIVGRGTGLTDEGWQRKKAVVREALALHRPDAADPIDVLAKVGGMEIGAMAGAILGAASRRVPVLLDGFIATVAALLAVRLQPTVADYLIAGHRSQEPGHAFVLKTLGKEPLLDLNLRLGEGSGAALAFPIIEASTRMVREMATFASAGVSDR, from the coding sequence ATGAAAGACTTGGAAAAACAACTCGGCAGGATCGAACCGCTCCATCAGGAAGCGGCAGAGCAAACAAGACAGCACGTCGACCAGTTGACAAAACCGCTCGGGAGCTTGGGGCGCTTAGAAACTCTGGCAGTCGAATTGGCTGCCATGACAGGAGAGGCGTTCCCAGTCGTAAGCCCACCTGGAATCATCGTATTTGCCGCGGATCACGGCGTAGCTACGGAAGGCGTATCCGCTTATCCGCAGGAAGTTACGGCGCAAATGCTGCTGAACTTGACGCATGGCGGAGCAGGGATCAATGTTTTCGCCCGTCAGATCGGTGCCTTGCAAAAGTTCGTGGATGTTGGTGTAGCGGTAGAGGTAGACGCTCCTGGCGTATGCAAAAAGCGCATCAGGGCTGCTTCGGGTAATATTCTCCGCGAAGCCGCCATGTCCCGTGAAGAGGCAAAGCGCTCCATTCAGATCGGGGTGGAGTCCGCACAGGAGATTGTGGCCGATGGAGCCAAAGTTCTGATTGTCGGGGAAGTGGGCATCGGCAATACAACAGCTAGCAGCGCTATCCTGTCTGCTTTGACTGAGGCCGACCCGGATGAAATCGTGGGACGCGGAACAGGGCTGACGGATGAGGGCTGGCAACGCAAAAAAGCGGTGGTGAGAGAAGCGCTCGCCCTGCATCGCCCAGATGCTGCCGACCCAATCGACGTTCTGGCTAAAGTAGGCGGGATGGAGATCGGTGCAATGGCTGGGGCAATCCTCGGAGCTGCATCGCGCCGTGTTCCGGTTCTGTTGGACGGATTCATCGCTACGGTAGCTGCTCTTTTGGCGGTACGGCTTCAACCGACAGTAGCGGACTATCTCATTGCGGGACATCGTTCGCAGGAACCAGGCCATGCCTTTGTGCTGAAGACGCTTGGCAAGGAACCGCTGCTCGATCTGAATCTGCGACTTGGTGAAGGAAGCGGCGCAGCTCTTGCGTTCCCGATCATCGAAGCTTCGACCCGAATGGTGCGAGAGATGGCGACCTTTGCGTCGGCAGGGGTAAGTGATCGATGA
- a CDS encoding ArsR/SmtB family transcription factor, translated as MIDKAIQAIAEPRRREILSLVRDGELAASVIASHFEISAPAVSQHLKVLEESGLVVVRREGTKRYYRLRRDGFAELKQYIDRFWDDSLLRLKEAAEEEERRKS; from the coding sequence ATGATAGATAAAGCCATACAAGCGATTGCTGAACCTAGACGGAGGGAGATCTTGTCTCTCGTCCGCGACGGGGAGCTTGCCGCAAGCGTCATTGCATCCCATTTTGAAATTTCTGCTCCAGCCGTATCGCAGCATCTCAAGGTTCTGGAAGAATCCGGACTGGTAGTCGTCCGCAGGGAAGGAACCAAACGGTATTATCGATTGAGGAGGGACGGATTCGCCGAATTGAAACAGTACATCGACCGTTTCTGGGATGACAGCTTATTGCGATTGAAAGAAGCAGCCGAAGAGGAAGAAAGGAGAAAATCATGA
- a CDS encoding precorrin-2 dehydrogenase/sirohydrochlorin ferrochelatase family protein, with translation MRHYPMMVNLQQKRCLVVGGGQVAERKVRSLLEAGAEVSVVAPSCTEQIKDWSQEGKLSLQQRSFEQADVVHAVLIIAATSEPEVNLAVYEACQSHQWINIVDRPELCTFTVPAVVERGDMQIAISTGGQNPGLAKKMRRQLEEWVGPEYGAYTQFLGEMRQRILGLKLGEREKRAILAELLDDRFLLWTRSGEFERRDQEAEKLLQRSDASDN, from the coding sequence GTGCGCCACTACCCGATGATGGTCAATTTGCAACAAAAACGCTGTCTGGTCGTCGGTGGCGGGCAAGTGGCGGAGCGGAAAGTACGCAGCCTGCTCGAAGCGGGTGCCGAGGTTTCCGTCGTCGCTCCTTCATGTACCGAGCAGATCAAGGATTGGTCACAGGAAGGCAAGCTCTCCCTTCAGCAGCGTTCATTTGAACAGGCCGACGTTGTCCATGCGGTGCTGATCATTGCGGCGACGAGCGAGCCTGAGGTCAACCTGGCTGTATACGAGGCGTGCCAGTCGCACCAATGGATAAACATCGTAGATCGGCCCGAACTGTGCACCTTTACCGTTCCTGCCGTGGTCGAGCGCGGCGATATGCAGATCGCGATATCCACGGGAGGACAAAACCCCGGTCTCGCAAAAAAGATGCGGCGACAGCTGGAGGAATGGGTAGGCCCTGAGTACGGAGCTTACACGCAGTTTCTCGGAGAGATGCGACAGCGAATCCTCGGCTTGAAGTTGGGGGAACGAGAGAAGCGAGCGATTCTGGCTGAGCTGCTAGATGACCGCTTTTTGCTCTGGACGAGGAGCGGCGAGTTCGAGCGAAGGGATCAAGAGGCGGAGAAACTGCTGCAACGAAGTGACGCTAGCGATAACTAA
- a CDS encoding glycosyltransferase family A protein, which translates to MAKESESSVGKRKKRIIVGIAFNSKKLKYNRKKRFSVSWIKNRMNIFMRYTRKSLQRQTNQGFDALVEYENHSRKKINRQLRKYKKLPNNIKFIPKSMYQRSIKKRLKGYRYLYLVRLDSDDLYRRSYIQQLKKHRRRKGVKAIINQHGYMYDSRKQRIAPMYAKSPAFYTLIYKAKDYLRGKRYKLRGGHPAVIRLRHDKLRLRNYVHIIHSGNTTSKFLSKRNKVINKRRVVKGRHRVRRILSSFM; encoded by the coding sequence ATGGCAAAGGAGAGTGAGTCATCAGTGGGAAAGCGAAAGAAAAGAATTATTGTCGGAATCGCTTTTAACTCTAAAAAGCTAAAGTACAACCGCAAGAAGAGATTCTCAGTGAGCTGGATAAAGAACCGTATGAACATATTTATGCGGTATACGCGGAAGAGTTTGCAAAGGCAGACCAATCAAGGCTTTGATGCCCTTGTGGAGTACGAAAACCATTCCCGCAAAAAGATTAATAGGCAGCTGCGCAAGTATAAAAAACTCCCTAATAATATCAAGTTCATCCCGAAAAGCATGTATCAAAGAAGCATCAAGAAACGCCTGAAAGGCTATCGCTATTTATATCTGGTCCGGCTAGATTCGGATGACTTGTACCGCAGAAGCTATATTCAACAGCTCAAGAAGCATCGCAGGCGAAAAGGTGTCAAAGCGATTATTAATCAGCATGGCTACATGTATGATTCGAGAAAACAACGGATTGCGCCGATGTATGCAAAGTCACCGGCATTTTATACCTTGATTTATAAAGCGAAAGACTATTTGCGTGGCAAACGCTATAAACTTCGCGGGGGGCATCCTGCTGTCATTCGCTTGCGTCACGATAAATTGCGTCTAAGAAACTATGTGCATATCATCCACTCGGGCAATACCACAAGCAAATTCCTCTCAAAGCGCAATAAGGTCATCAACAAAAGGCGTGTCGTAAAAGGACGTCATCGTGTAAGAAGAATCCTTTCCTCGTTCATGTAA
- a CDS encoding cobyrinate a,c-diamide synthase: protein MSESRRIVIAGTGSGAGKTTVTIGLMAALKRKGYIVQGFKCGPDYIDPTYHTAVTGRASRNLDSYMLSHDTVKEIFVRGSAGADISIIEGVMGMYDGKEATSDKGSTAEISILTGSPVLLVVNCQSMARSAAAIVKGFQLLNPAARIVGVIANKVGSEGHHKIVKAAIEQECGIPVVGYLKRENELEIPERHLGLVPSVERGELTPLFDKLADLIGDTVDLELIWELAKAETLQAEAKLFAVTGVPERVTGTQPRVTIAVAKDPAFHFYYPENLELLEAYGAKLRFFSPLAGETVPAEADGLYIGGGFPEEFASELSQNQAVLESFRAAIKSGLPTLAECGGFMFLTEAIVTTEGDSYPMVGLIPGKVTMQKKLAALGYREVRGKEGNFLLGTEEQAKGHEFHYSTYATDAELPHAYETKGLRGTKPEGYATENLVAGYTHLHFGSNPELVKRWIERCVEVGARA from the coding sequence ATGAGTGAGAGCCGCCGTATCGTCATTGCCGGAACAGGCAGCGGGGCTGGAAAAACGACCGTCACCATCGGGCTGATGGCAGCACTGAAACGAAAAGGCTACATCGTGCAAGGGTTCAAATGCGGTCCTGATTACATCGACCCTACCTATCACACGGCAGTGACTGGTCGGGCATCGCGTAATCTGGACAGCTACATGCTTTCCCACGATACGGTCAAGGAGATCTTCGTCCGGGGATCGGCAGGTGCGGACATTTCTATCATTGAGGGCGTCATGGGGATGTATGATGGCAAGGAAGCGACCAGCGACAAGGGGAGCACGGCCGAAATCAGCATTTTGACAGGCTCTCCCGTCCTGCTCGTAGTCAATTGCCAGAGCATGGCACGCAGTGCGGCAGCTATCGTGAAAGGCTTTCAGCTACTCAATCCCGCGGCACGCATCGTCGGAGTCATCGCAAACAAGGTCGGGAGTGAAGGACACCATAAAATCGTCAAGGCAGCTATCGAGCAGGAGTGCGGCATACCCGTCGTAGGTTACCTGAAGCGGGAAAACGAGCTGGAGATTCCGGAGCGACATCTCGGATTGGTTCCATCCGTAGAGCGTGGTGAACTGACACCGTTGTTTGACAAGCTGGCCGATCTGATTGGCGATACGGTCGACCTAGAGCTGATCTGGGAGCTGGCAAAAGCTGAGACATTGCAGGCGGAGGCAAAGCTGTTTGCGGTCACAGGTGTACCCGAGCGCGTGACAGGCACACAACCTCGTGTGACCATAGCCGTGGCAAAGGATCCTGCGTTCCATTTTTACTATCCGGAAAATTTGGAGCTGTTGGAAGCGTACGGCGCCAAGCTGCGTTTCTTTTCGCCACTCGCGGGTGAGACAGTGCCAGCGGAGGCGGATGGTTTGTATATCGGTGGAGGCTTCCCCGAGGAGTTTGCATCCGAGCTCTCGCAGAATCAAGCGGTATTGGAGTCATTCCGAGCAGCGATCAAGAGCGGGCTGCCGACACTGGCAGAGTGCGGCGGATTCATGTTTTTGACAGAAGCCATCGTCACGACAGAAGGCGACAGCTATCCGATGGTCGGACTCATCCCGGGCAAAGTGACGATGCAAAAGAAGCTCGCGGCACTGGGCTATCGAGAGGTACGTGGAAAAGAAGGGAACTTCCTGCTCGGAACAGAGGAACAAGCAAAAGGGCACGAATTCCATTACTCCACCTATGCCACAGATGCAGAACTGCCGCATGCCTATGAGACCAAAGGCTTGCGCGGGACCAAGCCGGAGGGCTACGCTACCGAGAATTTGGTTGCAGGCTATACGCACCTGCACTTTGGCTCGAATCCAGAATTGGTGAAACGCTGGATCGAACGCTGCGTGGAGGTGGGCGCGCGTGCCTAA
- the cobA gene encoding uroporphyrinogen-III C-methyltransferase encodes MSRAGKVYLVGAGPGDPKLITVKGLECLQQADVIIYDRLANPALLEYAPKTAERIYCGKLPDNHTLQQEKINELLAEKALEGNVVVRLKGGDPCVFGRVGEEAEHLAERGIPFEIVPGVTAGIAAPAYAGIPVTHREHGSSYAVVTGHLREDKPELATDKWRALATGIDTVAFYMGVANLSLIRTQLIKHGRDPQTPVAIISWGTLPQQVTLTGTLENIEERMATNSQITNPAIILVGDVVQLRDKINWFEGALESANTPVS; translated from the coding sequence ATGAGCCGGGCAGGGAAAGTATACTTGGTCGGAGCAGGTCCGGGAGATCCCAAGCTGATTACGGTTAAAGGGCTGGAATGTCTGCAACAGGCAGATGTGATCATCTACGATCGACTGGCGAATCCCGCGCTGTTGGAGTATGCACCGAAGACGGCAGAGCGCATTTATTGCGGCAAGCTACCGGATAACCATACGTTGCAACAAGAAAAAATCAACGAGCTTCTCGCTGAAAAGGCATTGGAAGGAAATGTCGTAGTGCGATTGAAAGGCGGAGACCCGTGTGTGTTTGGTCGTGTGGGAGAAGAAGCGGAGCATTTGGCGGAGCGGGGAATTCCGTTTGAGATCGTGCCAGGTGTGACTGCCGGAATCGCTGCTCCTGCCTACGCAGGCATTCCTGTGACGCATCGGGAGCATGGCTCGTCCTATGCGGTCGTGACCGGACATTTGCGTGAAGACAAGCCAGAGCTGGCGACTGATAAATGGCGAGCTTTGGCCACGGGTATCGACACGGTTGCCTTTTACATGGGGGTGGCGAATTTGTCTCTCATTCGCACGCAGCTGATCAAGCATGGACGCGATCCACAGACACCCGTAGCGATCATTTCGTGGGGCACGCTGCCACAGCAGGTGACGTTGACGGGTACCTTGGAGAATATCGAGGAACGGATGGCTACGAACAGCCAGATCACGAATCCGGCGATTATCCTGGTAGGCGACGTGGTACAATTGCGGGACAAGATCAATTGGTTTGAAGGGGCGTTGGAGTCAGCAAACACCCCTGTTAGCTGA
- a CDS encoding cobyric acid synthase yields the protein MPKALPLMIQGTSSDAGKSAIATAFCRIFAQAGHKTAPFKSQNMALNSYVTIDGKEIGRAQGVQAEAAGVLATTDMNPILIKPTRDSESQIVVNGEPYKNMKAMAYRKEFFDEGLRIIGESYSRLADAYERIVIEGAGSPAEINLNDRELVNMRVARLTNAPVILVADIERGGVFASLVGTLQLLEPQDRDRVIGVIINRFRGDVTLLEPGLNWFEEYTGKPVLGVVPFIPDLWIDAEDSLILHRYQGQRETPRDIDIAVLRYPRISNFTDVDPFFVEPDCRMRFVTRLEELGEPDLIILPGSKNTLEDLQFLRETGLADRIQELHREGKTYVIGLCGGYQMLGESIHDPDGVESPLRELVGLGLIPMVTTMEPRKTTVLSRGTASFAGGQLVLEGYEIHMGQSVYTENDAPFIQLEDRSDGYCAEDRKLIGTYFHGLFHNDDFRTLLLNAIRTKKGLVPLADRPSFVALREQGYDLLADTVRQHVKVEVIEEQMRLYQENEVHVR from the coding sequence GTGCCTAAAGCCCTCCCGTTGATGATTCAGGGAACGAGCTCAGACGCGGGGAAAAGCGCGATTGCCACGGCCTTTTGCCGGATTTTCGCGCAGGCTGGGCACAAGACAGCTCCGTTCAAATCGCAAAACATGGCGCTCAACTCGTACGTGACGATCGACGGAAAGGAAATCGGGCGAGCACAGGGCGTTCAGGCAGAGGCAGCAGGAGTTCTTGCTACGACGGACATGAATCCGATCCTGATCAAGCCGACCCGGGATTCCGAGTCGCAGATCGTCGTCAACGGGGAACCCTACAAAAATATGAAAGCGATGGCCTACCGGAAGGAGTTTTTCGACGAAGGGCTGCGAATTATCGGGGAGTCGTATTCGCGACTGGCAGATGCCTACGAGCGGATCGTCATCGAGGGAGCAGGCAGCCCAGCAGAGATCAACTTGAACGACCGCGAGCTGGTCAATATGCGAGTCGCTCGCTTGACCAATGCTCCCGTCATTTTGGTGGCAGATATCGAGCGTGGTGGTGTGTTTGCCAGCTTGGTAGGGACTTTGCAATTGCTGGAGCCGCAAGATCGGGATCGTGTAATCGGCGTGATCATCAATCGGTTTCGTGGGGATGTGACGCTTCTTGAACCGGGGCTGAACTGGTTTGAGGAGTACACAGGGAAGCCCGTGCTTGGGGTCGTCCCCTTTATTCCTGATTTGTGGATCGATGCCGAGGACTCACTCATTTTGCATCGGTACCAAGGACAACGAGAGACACCACGTGACATCGACATTGCCGTGTTGCGCTACCCACGTATTTCCAATTTTACGGACGTGGACCCGTTTTTTGTGGAGCCGGATTGCCGCATGAGGTTTGTGACTCGACTGGAGGAGCTGGGAGAACCGGATCTGATCATCCTGCCAGGAAGCAAAAATACATTGGAAGACTTGCAGTTTTTACGAGAAACCGGACTGGCAGATCGTATCCAGGAGCTCCATCGCGAAGGTAAAACCTACGTGATCGGACTGTGTGGCGGCTATCAAATGCTGGGCGAGTCAATCCACGATCCTGATGGTGTGGAGTCACCGTTACGAGAGCTGGTAGGGCTTGGCTTGATCCCGATGGTGACGACGATGGAACCTCGAAAGACGACCGTACTCTCGCGTGGTACAGCTAGTTTTGCAGGGGGACAGCTGGTTTTGGAAGGCTACGAGATTCACATGGGGCAATCGGTCTACACAGAGAACGACGCACCATTTATTCAGCTAGAAGATCGCTCAGATGGCTATTGTGCAGAGGACCGAAAACTGATCGGGACGTATTTTCACGGTCTGTTCCACAATGACGATTTTCGAACTCTTCTGCTCAACGCGATTCGGACAAAGAAAGGTCTGGTGCCGCTAGCGGATCGCCCATCCTTTGTCGCCCTTCGGGAGCAAGGGTACGATTTATTGGCCGACACCGTTCGCCAGCATGTAAAAGTAGAGGTTATCGAAGAGCAAATGCGGCTTTACCAGGAAAACGAGGTGCATGTAAGATGA